The following coding sequences are from one Microtus pennsylvanicus isolate mMicPen1 chromosome 1, mMicPen1.hap1, whole genome shotgun sequence window:
- the LOC142833759 gene encoding histone deacetylase 2-like isoform X2, translating to MAYSQGGGKKKVCYYYDGDIGNYYYGQGHPMKPHRIRMTHNLLLNYGLYRKMEIYRPHKATAEEMTKYHSDEYIKFLRSIRPDNMSEYSKQMQRFNVGEDCPVFDGLFEFCQLSTGGSVAGAVKLNRQQTDMAVNWAGGLHHAKKSEASGFCYVNDIVLAILELLKYHQRVLYIDIDIHHGDGVEEARRLPSVPLPPRGRGLAADLELVRTRGIRLFN from the exons ATGGCGTACAGTCAAGGAGGCGGCAAGAAGAAAGTGTGCTACTACTATGACG GTGATATTGGAAATTATTATTATGGCCAGGGTCATCCCATGAAACCTCATAGAATCCGGATGACTCATAACTTGCTGCTAAATTATGGTTTATACCGAAAGATGGAAATATAT aggcCCCATAAAGCCACTGCTGAAGAAATGACAAAATACCACAGTGATGAGTATATCAAATTTCTACGATCAATAAGACCAGACAACATGTCTGAGTATagtaagcagatgcagagat TTAACGTTGGAGAAGACTGTCCAGTATTTGATGGACTCTTTGAATTTTGCCAGCTTTCCACCGGTGGTTCCGTTG CTGGGGCTGTGAAGTTAAACCGACAACAAACTGATATGGCTGTCAACTGGGCTGGAGGATTACATCATGCTAAAAAGTCAGAAGCATCGGGATTCTGCTATGTTAATGATATTGTGCTTGCCATACTTGAATTACTAAA gtaTCATCAGAGAGTCTTGTATATTGACATAGACATCCATCATGGTGACGGTGTTGAGGAAGCCCGTCGCCTTCCCTCGGTTCCCctccctccccggggccgcggtctagcagccgacttagaactggtgcggaccaggggaatccgactgtttaattaa
- the LOC142833759 gene encoding histone deacetylase 2-like isoform X1 encodes MAYSQGGGKKKVCYYYDGDIGNYYYGQGHPMKPHRIRMTHNLLLNYGLYRKMEIYRPHKATAEEMTKYHSDEYIKFLRSIRPDNMSEYSKQMQRFNVGEDCPVFDGLFEFCQLSTGGSVAGAVKLNRQQTDMAVNWAGGLHHAKKSEASGFCYVNDIVLAILELLK; translated from the exons ATGGCGTACAGTCAAGGAGGCGGCAAGAAGAAAGTGTGCTACTACTATGACG GTGATATTGGAAATTATTATTATGGCCAGGGTCATCCCATGAAACCTCATAGAATCCGGATGACTCATAACTTGCTGCTAAATTATGGTTTATACCGAAAGATGGAAATATAT aggcCCCATAAAGCCACTGCTGAAGAAATGACAAAATACCACAGTGATGAGTATATCAAATTTCTACGATCAATAAGACCAGACAACATGTCTGAGTATagtaagcagatgcagagat TTAACGTTGGAGAAGACTGTCCAGTATTTGATGGACTCTTTGAATTTTGCCAGCTTTCCACCGGTGGTTCCGTTG CTGGGGCTGTGAAGTTAAACCGACAACAAACTGATATGGCTGTCAACTGGGCTGGAGGATTACATCATGCTAAAAAGTCAGAAGCATCGGGATTCTGCTATGTTAATGATATTGTGCTTGCCATACTTGAATTACTAAAGTAA